The DNA region ATACGCCAAAAGACTCTTTGGATGCTTACTTCGCATTAACCCATGCTTCCTTACAAGATTCTCTTACAGAAAAAGAGTTTAGAAATAAGGTAGCATGGGTTATTAGTAAAATAAGGTGCGGTCATACTGCAGTCAGGCATTCCAAACAATATAGCAAACACTTTAGCCGCAACCAGTCGCCGCTTTTCCCTCTGTCGGTAAAAATATGGCCCGATAGCGCCGTGATCATTGGTAACCTGAACAGGCAGGATTCTGTATTAAGACGCGGCACCATCATCACGGCTATCAACAACTACCCTATTCAAAGGATCATCGACAGTATGTTTAGCCTGATGAGCACCGATGGCTATTCAGACAATTTCAAGTACCAGGTTATCAGCTTCAACTTTCCGGCTTATTACAAAAACACGTTTGGCCTCGATAGCCAGTATATTATCCATTATGTAGATTCATCGGGAAGGCGGAATCACAAGGTGCTCAACAATTTTTACCCGAAAAAAGATACAACTGCACTACCGCTGGTAGTAGCACCATATAAAGTAAGCAGGCGAGACAGAATACGAATGAGTCGGCTTAGCAAGCGGAACCTGCGAATTGATACTGCACTCAATACAGCTGTACTTTCAGTTAATACCTTTAGCGAAGGCAGGCTTCCTTCTTTTTTCCGTAAAAGTTTCAGGCGCATACGTAAGATGAAGATTGAAAACGTAGTGCTGGACCTGCGACAGAATAGTGGCGGAAGTGTATTGGCGAGTACGAAGCTGACGCAGTACCTGGTAGACAAACCTTTTAAAGTTGCAGATACTGTTGCCGCTATCAACCGGCGGCTCACTTACCGGCAGCATATCCAGCCCTGGTTCCTGTATTGGCTAAGCATGCACCTTACGGGTAAAAAAATGAATGATGGCAGGATCCACTTCCGCTATTTTGAGAGGCATCACTACAAGCCAAAGCGCCGCAACCATTTTGATGGAAACATTTATGTAGTTGCAGGCGGATATACTTTTTCCGCTGCCACGCTTGTAACAGGTTTTCTGAAAGGACAGCAAAATGTAACAGTGGTAGGGGAAGAAACAGGCGGAGGCGCTTATGGAAATTCTGCCATGCATCTTCCTGTTATTATTTTACCAGCCACACGTTTGCGGGTATCGCTGCCCCTGTACCGGATAGTGCTCAACAGCGACCTTCCCAAAAATGGTCGCGGCATTTTTCCTGATGTAGAAGTACCACCATCGTCTACAGCCATACAAAAAGGAGTGGACGCAAAAATGGAGAAGGTAAGAGAGCTGATTCAAGGTTCCAGTAAAGCAAATGAAATTTTACGTTCACCATGAGGAAAGAGTAACTAGACCATCCAGTTCGCTCCAGCTAGATAATTCCACCTGCTAGCCCACCACCTAATTTTTTGGAACTGAAGTTTACTGCTCCTGCCCCTCATCATGAATGATCATGAAAGGATCGGCATCTTTCCAGAACGGCATTTTTTCACGTATGCTTTCCACTTCGGCTTTTTGGAGCGTGATGGTAAATATGTCTTCGTCGTGTGACTTCGTGTAAAGAACTTCACCCAGCGGGTTTATCACCATGCTATCGCCACTATGGTAAATGTCTTTGCCATCGTTGCCTACGCGGTTTACCCCAATGCAGAATGATTGATTTTCTATAGCCCTTGCCTGCAACAGCGTTTTCCACCCATGGCTACGGCGCTCCGGCCAGTTGGCTACATACACCAGCATGTCGTACTCCATCGTCTTTTCGTCTTTTTCGCGCCTGCCTTGCCTGCTCCAAACCGGGAAACGCAGGTCGTAGCAAATGTTCAGGTTTATCTTCCATCCTTTTACCGAGGCTATCAACCTGCGGTTGCCGGCAGTATAATGTTCGTGCTCGTTGGCATATGCAAAAAGATGTCTCTTGTCGTACTTGCCCATGGTGCCGTTTGGAAGCATCCAGATAAGGCGGTTGTAGTAGTTGCCATTTTCCTCCACCATCAGGCTGCCGGTAAGTATCACGTTCTTTTCTTTGCTCACCTGTTTCATCCACTGCACCGTTTCGCCCGTCATCTTTTCGGCAAATTGTACCGGTCTCATGCTAAACCCCGTGTTGAACATTTCTGGTAAAATGATCACTTCAGTTCTCTCTGTTATAGAATTGATCTTATCATCGAACATGCGCAGGTTAGCCGCTTTATCTTCCCAATGCAATGCTGTTTGAATAAGTGTACAGGTGAGTGTAGACATGCTATACTTTTTTAAATGTTTGTAGATGCATATGAACCATATCGGGTTCAAAACCTTTTTGCACCAGGTAAGTTTTTGTTTTATTCAGTTTCACCAGGTACTGCTGCCCACGCAGCGAATCCCATTTAGCCAAAGCTAATTTGGCCAAGGTGTTTTCGTATTCTTCTTCGTCAATACTTTTTAATCCGATTTTAATACAGTAGCTGCTAACGCCTTTCTGTTTCAGTTCGTAACTGATCTTCCTTTTACCCCAATGCTTTATCCTGAACTTTCCGCCGGCATATTGAATAGCAAATCTTTCTTCATTTAAATAATTGTCTGCTATAAGATTAGCTATTATTTCCTCCACCTGGTTCTTATACAGGCCCAGGCTGTAGAGCTTTTCTTTTACTTCAGAATGGCAGCGTTCCTGGTAGGCGCAGTAGTGTTTTATTTTCTTTAAGATTTGCTCTTCTGCCATTTGTTTTGAACCATTAATAGTGGTTTCCCCTTAGCTTTATCAAAAGTGGCCAGTTTGTTGTTAAGCAATGCCAAAAACTTAACATCCCCCAACAAAACTAGTTAAGCTGAAATGAAAAAGGAACTGAACCCTATCGTGTGTCTTATTGATGATGATAATATCTACCAGTTGATCACTACCAAAATCATTGAAATGGTAAATCCTCAACAACAGGTAATTAGCTTTTCTAATGGCCAGCAAGCCATCGATTATTTTACCAGCCTTAGTAATGAACATACCACGCTTCCTGATATCATTTTCCTTGACCTGAACATGCCCATTATGAACGGTTGGGATTTTCTTGATGCTTTTTCTTCGCTGCAAAATCTTCCAAAAAAGATACCTGTGTACATGGTAAGTTCTTC from Aridibaculum aurantiacum includes:
- a CDS encoding S41 family peptidase → MKRIAVLLILAAAVYAFTGCKTGAPASFHPNNKYSAQVLQNELSLLQNILEANHPSLYWYTPKDSLDAYFALTHASLQDSLTEKEFRNKVAWVISKIRCGHTAVRHSKQYSKHFSRNQSPLFPLSVKIWPDSAVIIGNLNRQDSVLRRGTIITAINNYPIQRIIDSMFSLMSTDGYSDNFKYQVISFNFPAYYKNTFGLDSQYIIHYVDSSGRRNHKVLNNFYPKKDTTALPLVVAPYKVSRRDRIRMSRLSKRNLRIDTALNTAVLSVNTFSEGRLPSFFRKSFRRIRKMKIENVVLDLRQNSGGSVLASTKLTQYLVDKPFKVADTVAAINRRLTYRQHIQPWFLYWLSMHLTGKKMNDGRIHFRYFERHHYKPKRRNHFDGNIYVVAGGYTFSAATLVTGFLKGQQNVTVVGEETGGGAYGNSAMHLPVIILPATRLRVSLPLYRIVLNSDLPKNGRGIFPDVEVPPSSTAIQKGVDAKMEKVRELIQGSSKANEILRSP
- a CDS encoding amidohydrolase codes for the protein MSTLTCTLIQTALHWEDKAANLRMFDDKINSITERTEVIILPEMFNTGFSMRPVQFAEKMTGETVQWMKQVSKEKNVILTGSLMVEENGNYYNRLIWMLPNGTMGKYDKRHLFAYANEHEHYTAGNRRLIASVKGWKINLNICYDLRFPVWSRQGRREKDEKTMEYDMLVYVANWPERRSHGWKTLLQARAIENQSFCIGVNRVGNDGKDIYHSGDSMVINPLGEVLYTKSHDEDIFTITLQKAEVESIREKMPFWKDADPFMIIHDEGQEQ
- a CDS encoding regulatory protein RecX; the protein is MAEEQILKKIKHYCAYQERCHSEVKEKLYSLGLYKNQVEEIIANLIADNYLNEERFAIQYAGGKFRIKHWGKRKISYELKQKGVSSYCIKIGLKSIDEEEYENTLAKLALAKWDSLRGQQYLVKLNKTKTYLVQKGFEPDMVHMHLQTFKKV
- a CDS encoding response regulator, yielding MKKELNPIVCLIDDDNIYQLITTKIIEMVNPQQQVISFSNGQQAIDYFTSLSNEHTTLPDIIFLDLNMPIMNGWDFLDAFSSLQNLPKKIPVYMVSSSVNEDDAVRSKTYPVVKDFIIKPFSKVQIKEILTTGIGVN